DNA from Tachypleus tridentatus isolate NWPU-2018 chromosome 8, ASM421037v1, whole genome shotgun sequence:
taGTATTTCAACTATACTACGTTTGTTACAACCACTGCCAATATTATGGCTCAGCAGGACAGCTGGAATATGAAACACATAGTAGTGGTTCGaacgttatatatataaacaattttttagaatttattattttagcgttgtaaatccttaaacttatcgctgtcccatcgCCTGAAGAAGGGAAATACATGATTCACAGATTATAAAAAAGCTTGTGGAGGAGATTAAGATAATACAAACAAGGGCCttcagaagaaaaatattattttctaggaTGAGTTTAAGTTGCGAACAACACTACGTTAAGTTCTGCAATGAAAGACACCAGAGCTAATAAAGGTTTCAGTAAGCCTAAATAATCCTACCAACAGGCTCCGAGGGTGCTTATCCCTCAAATAACACTTTTTGTAAATGTAGTTTAttggataaatattattttacaaatctcAACAGGCTCATactattgtaatattgtaaattattgtaaatcaaatattgtaaattaactgtaatagttagttgttttaatttagtcgattatttatttttcagtttagtttttaatttgaattacaCATACATACGAAAACTTTTAacattacactgtttacattCAAATTTACGGTTTTACTTTCAGAGAATTATTTCAGAAATTCAGTTTACAATTATCTTGTTTCGTGATAATTTATGAACGTTGTACAATACTCACTGAAGTTTTAGGATAGTGGAGACGGATAGTATCTGGCGAGTAGAATTTGACAAAGCCTCCCCACAGAGTTCTATTGGAAGTAGGCTTAGATCAGGCCACACACGCACCACAGCACCAGGACATCCTcgtactaaaaaataaaataaacaagtttagcTTACAATTTAAATTGAGTTGCATTTTTGTATAAAGAACAGAACACACGTTAACATCAAAAGCCAAAGTAAAAATGATTACGAAACTATTTTATTcctgatattttaatttgttaacgTTAAAAAAAGTCCACACACTTGTGCATTTTTCAACATTAAAGTTCTGATATTGCCTTATAACAGACTAGTACCTgctacagtttggtttgtttgtttcttttttgaatttcgcacaaagctactcgaggactatctgtgctagccgtccctaacttagcagtgtaagactagagggaaggctgctagtcatcaccacccaccgccaactcttgggctactcttttaccaacgaatagtgggattgacggtcgcattataacgcccccacggctgaaagggcgaacatgtttggcgcgatggggattcgaacccgcgaccctcagattacgagtcgcacgcctcaacccacctggccatgccgggccgctccATATACATGTGCAGGCTAAACCAgtcgttatttataaaataaaccgTTAACATGCTTAAGTTTTAGCATTTCCAGTGGTTATGAACTGATATTTTGGAATAATTATTTGACGATGATATAATGAGGAATATTCAGGAGCAAACCCCGGAACAAACAACCTCGccctcttgtgtgtgtgtgttttcttatagtaaagccacatcgggctatctgctgagtccaccgaggggaatcgaacccctaattttaacattgtaaatccgtagacttagcgctgtaccactggggaatCTCGCcctcttttttaacattttaaagaacctattaaaatgaaactaaaatcatAGCAGCAACTAGTAAGTACAACTGAAATTTAATGAAAGAAACCTAAAATTTAAAAGGGCCttctttaaataacatattttattctcGACATAGCAAATTATTGCTGCGAGTAAAAAAACTAAAGGAAAAAAATTCACACATCTCGCATACGTTATTAGAttacgaggcccggcatggccaggtgggttaaggtgttcgattcgtattctgagggtcgcgggttcgaatctccgtcgcaacaaacatgctccccctttcagccgtggaggcgttataatgttaaggtcaatcccactattcgttggtaaaggagtagcccaagagttggcggtgggtgctgattactatctgccttccctctagtcttacactactaaattaaggacggctagcacatatagatagccctcgagtagctttgcgcgaaattcgaaacaaacaattattagaTTACGTGACCAACACTTCTCAAAGTTAGTGTGTCAATAGATAACAAGTCTTACCGACTGGGTCGCCCTCTATTAGAAAGTCATCAAAAACTAATAGAACTTTATGGTAAGGTCGAACGTTGACAAACCATGTACACACTTGTCTATGAGGTTCGTATGGGTCAGGAAAGCCAGGACTCTTGATCAGGCCGTATTGGTGGCCGGATATGTTTTCTCCACattctatttataaaataataagaaaaataattatatatgaaaactGTCAAATTATTTTATCTGCATTAAACGTTTAGATACGAAACTTTAGCACTAGATAACAATGacgaaaataaaattcttaaacgtttaaagattattttcataatttctattattataatggtTAGAAGAAACGGATTTCAAACCTAAACAAAAACCATCGCTCAAacaaagggaaaataaaacatttaaaaatgatatattttgtacatatagtACATCAAGGCTAAAATTAGGTGCCTAACAGTTTTGCTCCGttgtagttaagtgcaaagctacataatgggctatatgtgaCCTAcctaccacggttatcgaaacccggtttctgccAATATAAGTCTAAAGATATGCCACAGTGCCACTTGATTTCTATATCAGAAGGGATTAAACATCTGccatgtatgttttttttattgtttcgaaTATCGTAAGACCTGAAATACCGGCTTATTTTCCTCATGCTTAAGGCTAGCATTGATCAGGGTTTTCAACGAAATAAATTCACCAGTGATTAAATTAACTCACGAATTATTTCTTAGATATATCCATTATAAGTTATATGCGAGGAGAGTTTCTGACAAATgctatacatatttaattatcaGATGTCGTATTTTCGTTGTTTGCACAACGGTGGATGATTGTCTTCGTTTGGATATGGATTCTATTTCTACTAATGATTATAATACTTTTAGTTATGAGAAGCATCAACATTTGTCTTCATTTCTTTCGATAGTCTGGTTTACTTTATGCGTGTTCTCATGTGCGTCAACTaaatgtttgcggacttacaacactaaaatccgatgTTCACTTCCTTCCTGTAGACAAAGTGCAGATGGTACATTGTTCATATTTGAGCAGAAACCTAGCAACTTTCTTTCGGTacaaaaaacatttagaatacaAACATATGTGGACACGTGTGTTACTAGAAAATTTTGTCTTTCGTTTTAAAACGGCATTATTATGAAGTGGAACAAAATACAAGCAACAGTGtgttatatttacaataacattcaATAAGTGAGAAATGCGTAAACTAAATGCCGATAAAAACATTCTATAACTGAACTGTAATAGCCGCTATTTATTTACTTGATCAAGTTTTCCAAAAATTAAATACGATGttcaagaattttattttattcatcctTGTATCATACAATCTACTGTTAAATAGTAGGGAAAAATTATTTAGAACCTTAACTATTCTTTTgcattacaaaaatataacagttaaaccTTGAAATTGTTGCTTTGACTCTATAAATTGATAGGTGGCGCTAAAGCCGCTGGCAACGCCTTCTtcgtttgttttcaaaacaactttCATATCATGGATGCCCACATTAGATACTACAGGTCCAGGTGATGTCGTTGAACAATATCGTCCTAAAGCTTTTTCTCGCCCGTTTGGATAGATCTCGTAAATTTCTAACCAGTCTTCTTTACACACTTCACTGCAGagatttataaagaaattcaTTTTGAACAAGAGTTCTTGACattcacaataaattttaatttactgaatgCTTACGTTAAcagataaaacaaagaaatttacgTGGCAACAATACGTCGATGTTCAACTAAATGCTTACGTTATTAAAACGTCATTCAAATAAGTTACAGCAATAATGAACTAATTTAAGTTAATTAACAATGCATTTCGTCCAACtgacattaattaatttattttttattagtttggtagagaaacaaatacttttatattataaaataggGCTTTATAATTGTCTTTTGGTTAAGCCTGTCGTTTAAAAAATTTAGGTTAAAAATAATCTCTTaatcaatacatattttataaaactatattctTATCAAGTTCAAgtcataaaaataattgaaaaatcaacaacaaacgAAACGTCTCCCAACGAGTCAAACGTTGTAAACTTTTGGATTTACAATGATgaaaatctagggttcgatttcccgtagTGGATAAAATGCAAATAGCCCATTTTATAACTTTGCATTGACGTGATTtactattaaattatataaaggaGAAAATCAACAATCAGGCTTTCAAAGGAGAATACGACTTATTTTAGGCTTTGAAACGAAGGAACGAAAATATTCCCAATAATACGGGCTACCTATCAAAATAACATGTTAATTAAATGATATTAGGTTTTCTTACTAGAAAATTCACCGAAAAATATTACTGTGGCAATATTAAATTTGAAGTGCAATAATTTTGAAAGTGTTGTATATCATTTAAAAGGGAAGTTATTTCTACGAGTTTTCGATAGATGGCACCCCAGAGAATTGGATCAAGATCCCTTTCATTCTTAATAATTTACCTTTATTGCAATCCGTGTATGAGCTTTTAAGTATGATGGCTTGaagataataaagatataaaataacaaacgtTTATGATGATCAGGCGGCGGCGATAAAGTAGGAAGTGTCTTAGGGATAAATTAAATACGCGCGTTGAATTGTTTTCACGTCTTGCTGCATTACacatatttagaataaatatggTATGTAATTCACAAACATTGCCATCTACAAGATTTATACAGATAAGGAAAAGCACAATCGTTAAACGTACTGTGTATATGTACAGTATAGCAAAATATGTTGTTTTGAGGAAAACATTtgagaaatagttatataaatcaagtattttTCCAGGACTACAACCAGGCTAGAATCATTGGAGCGCGTGTAACACCGAGAATGTTAGCCCAATGAAACCGTCAACAAAATTCTTTATCGAGGCTAAGAACTAGAGCAGACGACACTATAAACCTTCATgccgttttttttataaacataattcttGAAATGTTAAGACACTGAATGGTAGGTAGATGGCAAATCTGAAGACAGCTCAATTGTGAAAAATCGAATCTTACTTATATCCCGGAACGTTCTGTAGCAGTGTCTTTGTTTTGAAGTAGTTGAAAACAAACTGAACTTGATCTCCTTGAAGCCCATGGAAATAGTACTGACAGTGAGTGCTAGAAGGATAATTCGCCGGGTATCTAGGAGAGTTGAATTCTCCCGATTTCCTGCTCTCGCTCCTGTAGGTGAAGTGACATGTATCGTCAGGTGCAGGTGTTCCAGGAATTTTGTATTCtgtattgattaaaaaaataGTCACATTGGCAAATTTACTTTTGGTCTAGAAGACGTAAGCTGGtcctttaaaattaaaagtttctaaaTAAAATCATTCGATAGCGACTAGATAAAATGCTCCttaaagattaattttataattttgatggtTTGATCACGATTAAAAGAAAAGATTATATAAAAGTTGGATTTGTACAAAATGCCTTCAAGTGACAATTTGACGAAACCgattttaaatgaaactttattaaaccacgcgaataagaaaaaaaacctgaaaaGGACGAACGAATAAAGAAAAACGTATGAGAATTCCACGGTGATAATTTTCTCGTTGCATCTATGGATTAAGAGATCCTTAAATCGCGTTTACTTCGAAAATCCCTTCTTTAGTTATACAGTGacatgtctgcaaacttataatgctagaaactgggtctAGATTGGGGGGGAAGAGCGTAGATAGTCCtttctgtatttttatgtttaataaaaaaaacaaaaaaactataattccagaaaataattctaattgGAAACTTGAAttcaggcccggtatggccaggtgggttaaggcgttcgactcgtaatctgagggtcgcgggttcgatccccgtcacaccaaacatgatcgccctttcagccgtgggggcgttatatagtgacggtcaatcccactattcgttggtaaaagagtagcccaagagttggcggtgggtggtgatgactagctgccttccctctagtcttacactattcaattagggacgactagcgcagatatctctcgtgtagctttgcgcgaaattcaaataacaaacagaCTTGAATTCAATGTTATAAACGGTTTTCGAAATATTCTAATTCTGTAAGAACTCATGTCAATAGTTACCTTTTCTAATTAATAGAAGATGAAGCAGTGTTTTGTACATGTGAGATTATGATATGACGTTGGTAAAATTCAATCTTCTTCAGCACTCACAGAATACTGAGCTTTTGGGTTGTATCGCAGTTTGCAACcaatttgtaattatttgatCATACACAGCTAATCATCTTCAGAGTACAAATGTAATTCTAAAAATACAGTTGAGTTCTTTTATCCCTCACTAATGTTAGTTATAAATCTTATAAGGCAGGATGAAAACTCTCTCtaattttcatacatttatatattcgTTCGAAGGACCATACAAACTCCTAAACTAGTGGTCCTCTTACCCGTTTCAAATGTGTATATAGCTTTAAATCCTCGGCCCTGGGAGGGTCCACTGCTGAATACAATGAATAACCGTGGTCCGTTTGACACCAAAGGGACTGGAAGTTCTTGTCCACAAAACACGTGGTCATATTCATCGAAAGCTTGCTTAGTTTCTTGGCCATTAAGATAAACTTTAAGATACGCTTCCTCGCAACTGAAAAGACAAAAAGGAAAGTTTCTCCGAAGAATCACAGTTTTTAGTTCTGTTCAAGAGTGGACGTTTTTTGAATATGAAGTTATCGCATTCACTTCTCTCAAAGATCCTCTAACCTACTTAACTCGCAGTTGATCTATCACGAACATAAATGTTATATTACTACAATGTTTAAACCCTACAAGCTTGTTCTTTTCTGATAAAATtctcttgtaaaaaaacaacaacaataaaaaaacgtCATTTTCAAACAGTTTGGATCATAGAATCGATTTTGTATAAACCTCTGTTGgcttttattttatctcttatgtTGTCTCCCGAAATATTTGTTACTTAAGTCATGCGATCTAATTTCATTTCTAGTTGCTGTTTTCCTTACATGTAGAATGTCATTAACACCGACAATTCTTTTAAATGTCACATACAACATTTTACTTTGATTTGCcccattttgtttgttatcaaacCGAGCTTCTAGGCGATCAGGAACTATAGCAACAATTTctacttattttcttttttcggCTCAAGTTTACAACACACGCTTTCCAAAAGGCTGGAACCATAGATGACTTGcagcttttcttaatttcataGCTTGGTTAAATGATACCTGCCCAGAATATTGGATTGGTAGATGTAGTCCCCAGGAATAGGCCCCAAGACCTTCGGACTTGTCTCCCATAGATTTCTTTTTGTGAGGACTACTCAAGACACGTGTGTAGAAAGAGAAATTCAAGGACATTGAACAAATGAAACAACGAATTTACAATGAGTGTTGACCATTGGAAGTGcgcctccaatggcacagcggtatgtctgcggtcttaaaatgctaaaatctggcTTTCGATaccccactgtatagctttgtgcttaatttaaaaaaatagcaaCCACTGGAAATCACACGAATGCTTTGCAATATTCAAGGAAAATGAAAATAGCGtctcttaaattatttaaaattacaagaacagcaACTGAAACACGTTAAGTAAAATTCGTGCCCATAGACTTTTCGGACactatgtataattaaatacaacttgTAGATATTTACTCAACTATTAGAAATTTCTCTCATTTGGAcgtttttctatataattaataaaacaaaaaacaactgcttgtgtaaaaaataataaaaggtttAAGATAaaccaaacacaaataaaacGGATTAATCATGCTCGAACAACAGTTCAATCAATAattaaaaggcctggcatggcctagcgcgttaaggcgtgcgcttcgtaatctgagggtcgcgggttcgcgcccaaatcgcgccaaacatgctcgccctcccagccgtgggggcgttataatgttacggtcaatcccactttacgttggtaaaagagtagcccaagagttggcggtgggtggtgatgactagctgccttccctctagtcttacactgctaaattagggacggctagcacagatagccatcgagtagctttgtgcgaaattccaaaacaaacaaatcaataattaaataatattaaatgaaagtttGGTCGATTTACAACctggtaaaaatattaaatatacattatacctCCCACCATTGGTTAAGCGGTAAATCTGAGATCTGAAACCGCTGAAACCCGGATTTAGATGATCATGTCgtgcacagcacagacagcccattgtgtagcttggagCTAAACAGTAAACAAAACTTTAGACTTACTAGAAAATTACGTTAAATGGTAATATTCAAGCCCCTCCCCACTCTGTTATATCATTGCCACACATAAAGCTAGTGGGTCAGTAAAGAGCTATGCCCTCTTTTCGATTATGAGGTTAAAATCTTAGGTGTAATGGCTATAAATAATGGTCACTCAAGCAGTTTTAAACAGCTTCGATAACTTTTAGGATTTAATTTCGaatgctttgtgtttattttattttgttgaatgtcaatatacacaaaaaagcttcaaataataaacaacaccgatttaaattaaaatatgagaataaaaaaagatatttctcAGAACAATCACTAGGCGATTTTACGAGATTATTAGCACTAACTTGTTGGTAGAGCAACATCCAACTTTTGTTAGCAGCACTTTATTCTGAGTTGAAAATGGTCATTAGCCATTACTATAACTTCTATGTGGAAGAAACTCTGTTTATATGATAGTTTAattaaaatggcccggcatggccaagcgcgtaaggcgtgcgactcgtaatccgagggtcgcgggttcgcgcccgtgtcgcgctatacatgctcgccctcccagccgtgaaggcgtataatgtgacggtcaatcccacttttcgttggtaaaagagtagcccaagagttggcggtgggtggtgatgactagctgccttccctctagtcttacactgctaaattagggacggctagcacagatagccctcgagtagctttgtgcgaaattccaaaaaaaacaaacaaacaaattaattaaaatatatcagttaGTGGTAAAAATGTACATACTCCTTGTTCTCACTTGGGATATCAAATTGTTCAAACGTAAGAGTCACACGTTCTAGGTTTTGTCTGTCGTTCAAACCATAAACATAGTATTTACAAACAGTGTTTGGGTGATAGAAAGATGACCAGTCTGGCGAATAAACTGTCCCGTTGGAATGACCCTTGCTGAAAACTTTCTGGTCACATTctaaaaagaaacagaaacataaGTAACGAGAGCTAATCAAGCTTCTATAATGtgcaaaaaatgtattaaagcGTAATTCAATCTTGTTGGATTTTTATCACTATTATTTTGACAGCGTTTGTACACTTTTAGCTGTCAAGTAAAAATTGTCTTTATAATGTCTAGAAGGTTCGaaacattaaattttacaaagtttcattgtgtttatgaattatgaacagttaaaacacaagtaacGTGTTAAACTATAACTCGTAAGGTCTTGGATTTTTCATATGGtaataacaatacatatattCTCCCATTCCCAAAGTGAACTATCACAGTGCAAAACTCTGCTGTGGCTTTTCTAATTAACACATCTACTCCCTCTTTTGTCAACGTTTGAAaagattattttgttaaaatgagACAAATGACTTCACAAGGTTTATAATAGTACCGTAATTGTAATACAATAAGAATGGCAACTAGAGTACGTACCAGTTCCACGTATGTGTTGTCCACCAGAGTTCTCAATAAAGCctgaaaaagtatttaaaaactaaagtatACGTTTTAAACAGTTAACAAAACAAGTTACTTAAATCTAATAGAAACATGCATGATtatagtaaagaaaaagaaaactaaaagtgattttatata
Protein-coding regions in this window:
- the LOC143222324 gene encoding suppressor of lurcher protein 1-like isoform X4; its protein translation is MPDSGHHGPEPTCAATWCMFDLLCVVILLPQLMTYECDRMFISNPDGRKNGSFSSLEMLNPYNHSRQCIYTFIAAENERVKVTFTVFRLKGAPPECAHEFVDLYTEIEDSATELIKTPFGGRYCGKILPQTRISLYQTLVISFYTDRNEITSDVFRGTYEFVDATQYELGTPLPTSVCSFTIFTDHRRKGKILSPTYPGVYPKNLKCQYKFLGAEGQRVRLEFMDFDLFYGGRHCPFDLVQVYDGATTQDPLIDTYCGQQRNLVVYSSAENLLVLFITLKRTANTQNRGFSGWFEFSESFTKLGFIENSGGQHIRGTECDQKVFSKGHSNGTVYSPDWSSFYHPNTVCKYYVYGLNDRQNLERVTLTFEQFDIPSENKDCEEAYLKVYLNGQETKQAFDEYDHVFCGQELPVPLVSNGPRLFIVFSSGPSQGRGFKAIYTFETEYKIPGTPAPDDTCHFTYRSESRKSGEFNSPRYPANYPSSTHCQYYFHGLQGDQVQFVFNYFKTKTLLQNVPGYNEVCKEDWLEIYEIYPNGREKALGRYCSTTSPGPVVSNVGIHDMKVVLKTNEEGVASGFSATYQFIESKQQFQECGENISGHQYGLIKSPGFPDPYEPHRQVCTWFVNVRPYHKVLLVFDDFLIEGDPVVRGCPGAVVRVWPDLSLLPIELCGEALSNSTRQILSVSTILKLQFLSANKAVGSKGFKAVWTEVKEVGTSCRDLFCANSGFCISPDLKCNDIFNCGLNDYSDETNCKDSPSTLA